One Chryseobacterium indoltheticum DNA segment encodes these proteins:
- a CDS encoding OsmC family protein — translation MAVTVKASLGTTKYYTEVIAGENRLITDEPIDKGGQNKGFNPFEILATSLASCTAATLRMYIDRKEWNVEKIDVEVELENFPLTKLAVFKRNISFEGNDLSEEQLKRLHTIADACPVHKMLTNEIEIQTKFS, via the coding sequence ATGGCCGTAACTGTAAAAGCAAGTTTAGGTACTACAAAATATTACACGGAAGTTATCGCAGGCGAAAACCGCCTGATTACTGACGAACCGATTGACAAAGGCGGACAAAATAAAGGGTTTAATCCTTTTGAAATTCTCGCAACCTCCTTGGCAAGCTGTACTGCAGCCACGCTTAGAATGTATATCGACAGAAAAGAGTGGAATGTTGAAAAAATAGACGTAGAAGTCGAGCTGGAAAATTTTCCTTTAACAAAATTGGCAGTTTTTAAAAGAAACATTAGTTTTGAAGGAAATGATTTGAGTGAAGAACAGCTGAAAAGACTTCACACCATTGCAGATGCTTGTCCGGTACACAAAATGTTAACTAACGAAATAGAAATTCAAACCAAATTTTCTTAA
- a CDS encoding GNAT family N-acetyltransferase, giving the protein MIDVKQNNDEKHGSFEALIDGNKAGLMTYTWAGEDRFIIDHTEVEEAYNGKGVGKEMLIKAVEFARENGKKIIPLCPFAKATFQKNEDLRDVL; this is encoded by the coding sequence ATGATAGACGTAAAACAAAACAACGACGAAAAACACGGAAGCTTTGAAGCTTTGATTGATGGAAACAAAGCAGGATTAATGACCTATACTTGGGCAGGTGAAGACCGATTCATTATCGATCATACCGAAGTTGAAGAGGCTTACAACGGAAAAGGTGTAGGAAAAGAAATGCTGATAAAAGCGGTAGAATTTGCAAGAGAAAATGGTAAAAAGATTATTCCTCTTTGTCCGTTTGCAAAAGCGACTTTCCAGAAAAATGAAGATTTGCGGGATGTTTTATAA
- a CDS encoding transposase: MDIRITPIEADCFYHIYNRGINGEAIFKTARNYHFFINKIKNNLLSVCDVYAYCLMPNHFHLLVKIKSDKYLNEITSHLDKNIEKGLHASQNIFSKQFSKVFNSYSQAFNKENNRHGALIESPFKRKLITSEEYLRKCVIYIHQNPGSEDFKNYKHSSYKTILSNFKTLLKRNEVLEMFEDKENFIMCHKIQIDYQF; this comes from the coding sequence ATGGATATAAGAATTACCCCCATAGAAGCAGATTGCTTTTATCACATTTATAATCGCGGAATTAATGGTGAAGCAATATTCAAAACAGCGAGAAATTATCATTTTTTCATAAATAAAATTAAAAATAATCTCTTGAGTGTTTGTGATGTTTATGCATATTGCTTAATGCCAAATCATTTTCATCTCTTAGTCAAAATTAAGAGTGATAAATATTTAAATGAAATTACTTCCCATTTAGATAAAAATATAGAAAAAGGTTTACATGCTTCTCAAAATATATTTTCTAAGCAATTTTCAAAAGTTTTTAATTCTTATTCGCAAGCATTCAATAAAGAAAATAATCGACACGGTGCATTAATAGAGTCACCATTCAAAAGGAAGTTAATTACTTCTGAAGAGTATCTTAGAAAATGTGTAATCTACATTCATCAAAATCCTGGTTCAGAAGACTTTAAAAATTATAAACATTCTTCTTACAAAACTATTCTCAGCAATTTTAAAACTTTATTAAAAAGAAATGAAGTACTTGAAATGTTTGAGGATAAAGAAAATTTTATCATGTGTCATAAAATACAAATAGATTACCAATTTTAA
- a CDS encoding Lrp/AsnC family transcriptional regulator: MNYQLDEIDKKILDFLVENTRMPFTEIAKQMDVSAGTIHVRVKKMEDAGIILGSSLNLDYGKLDYHFTAFIGILLTKSNRTQEVLKELGTIPNVIEASVISGKYNIFCKVRAKNTNDAKRIIYQIDDIQDVMRTESMISMEEFLSDKNRLINAISI; encoded by the coding sequence ATGAACTATCAACTGGACGAAATAGACAAGAAAATTCTTGACTTCTTAGTAGAAAACACAAGAATGCCTTTTACAGAAATTGCTAAGCAGATGGATGTTTCTGCGGGTACAATTCACGTAAGAGTGAAGAAAATGGAAGATGCAGGTATTATTTTAGGATCATCTCTTAATCTTGATTATGGTAAACTAGATTACCATTTTACAGCTTTTATCGGAATTCTTTTAACAAAATCAAACCGTACGCAAGAGGTTTTGAAAGAGTTGGGAACAATTCCAAACGTTATAGAAGCGAGTGTTATCTCAGGAAAATACAACATTTTCTGCAAGGTAAGAGCTAAAAATACAAACGACGCAAAAAGAATCATCTATCAGATTGACGACATTCAGGACGTAATGAGAACTGAATCTATGATCTCTATGGAAGAATTCTTAAGCGATAAAAACAGATTGATCAACGCAATCTCAATTTAA
- the blaCPS gene encoding CPS family subclass B3 metallo-beta-lactamase, whose translation MRNLTLLFLLCLSFLGTAQTVTEPKNNPAEWSKNYEPFKIVGNLYYVGTYDLASYLIVTDKGNILINTGLADSYSTIKKNIEKLGFNYKDIKIITLTQAHYDHMGAMAQIKKETGAKLYVDEKDANELKSGGKSDYEMGKYGVTFEPVQPDFLLKNNAKIKLGNTVLTLLHHPGHTKGSCSFLFETKEGNKNYKVLIANLPSIIIDHKFSDVKKYPTIQKDYGYTFEAMKKINFDVWVASHASQFDLHKKRKEGDSYNPKLFMDKENYFKRLKSLEEDYLEKVKEDSAKK comes from the coding sequence ATGAGAAACCTGACACTTTTATTTTTATTATGCTTATCTTTTTTGGGAACTGCGCAAACCGTAACAGAACCTAAAAATAATCCGGCAGAATGGTCTAAAAACTACGAACCTTTCAAAATTGTGGGGAATCTGTATTATGTAGGAACTTACGATCTTGCATCTTATCTGATTGTGACCGATAAAGGCAACATTTTGATCAACACAGGTTTGGCGGATTCTTATTCTACCATTAAAAAAAATATTGAAAAGTTGGGTTTCAATTATAAAGACATTAAAATTATTACTTTAACGCAGGCTCATTACGATCACATGGGAGCAATGGCTCAAATAAAAAAAGAAACCGGTGCAAAACTTTATGTAGACGAAAAAGATGCAAATGAACTGAAAAGTGGTGGAAAATCTGACTACGAAATGGGAAAATACGGCGTTACTTTTGAACCTGTACAGCCTGATTTTTTATTGAAAAATAATGCTAAAATAAAATTGGGAAATACGGTATTGACCTTACTTCATCATCCAGGTCACACAAAAGGATCGTGCAGCTTTTTATTTGAAACCAAAGAAGGAAACAAAAATTACAAAGTTTTGATTGCCAATTTACCTTCTATTATTATTGACCATAAATTCTCTGATGTAAAGAAATATCCTACTATTCAAAAAGATTATGGATATACTTTTGAAGCCATGAAAAAAATAAATTTCGATGTTTGGGTAGCTTCACATGCAAGTCAGTTTGATCTTCATAAAAAGCGAAAAGAAGGAGATTCTTACAACCCAAAGTTGTTTATGGATAAAGAAAATTATTTTAAAAGGCTCAAAAGTCTCGAAGAAGATTATCTGGAAAAAGTAAAAGAAGATTCAGCGAAAAAATAA
- a CDS encoding transketolase family protein → MKYTYTEKKDTRSGFGAGLAELADKNPNVVALCADLIGSLKMEKFIEKAPERFYQVGIAEANMMGLAAGLSITGKIPFTGTFANFSTSRVYDQIRQSIAYSDKNVKICASHAGLTLGEDGATHQVLEDIGMMKMLPGMTVINPCDYNQTKAATLAIADHQGPVYLRFGRPTVPVFIPEDMPFEIGKGILLQEGTDVTIVATGHLVWESLVAADELEKEGISCEVINIHTIKPLDEEIILKSVEKTGKIVTAEEHNYLGGLGESIAGMLARRRPTRQEFVAVNDTFGESATPAELMKKYKIDAAAVKEAVKRILA, encoded by the coding sequence ATGAAATATACATATACAGAAAAAAAAGATACACGTTCAGGTTTTGGGGCTGGTTTAGCTGAATTGGCTGATAAAAACCCAAATGTTGTTGCATTATGCGCAGACCTTATCGGTTCTTTGAAAATGGAAAAATTCATCGAAAAAGCTCCTGAAAGATTTTACCAAGTTGGTATTGCAGAAGCAAATATGATGGGTCTTGCCGCAGGTTTAAGCATCACAGGGAAAATTCCTTTTACCGGAACTTTTGCCAACTTCTCTACGTCAAGAGTGTATGACCAGATTCGTCAGTCTATTGCGTATTCTGATAAAAATGTAAAAATTTGTGCTTCTCACGCAGGTCTTACTTTAGGAGAAGACGGAGCAACGCATCAGGTTTTGGAAGACATCGGTATGATGAAAATGCTTCCAGGCATGACGGTAATTAATCCTTGTGATTATAACCAGACGAAAGCTGCAACATTGGCAATTGCTGATCATCAAGGTCCGGTATATTTGAGATTCGGTAGACCAACCGTTCCTGTTTTCATTCCGGAAGATATGCCTTTCGAAATCGGAAAAGGTATTCTTTTGCAAGAAGGAACTGACGTAACGATTGTTGCAACAGGTCACTTGGTTTGGGAGTCTTTGGTTGCTGCTGACGAGCTTGAAAAAGAAGGTATTTCTTGTGAGGTAATCAACATTCACACAATTAAACCTTTAGACGAAGAAATTATCTTAAAATCGGTTGAAAAAACAGGTAAAATTGTAACTGCTGAAGAGCACAACTACTTAGGTGGCTTGGGTGAATCAATTGCGGGAATGCTAGCAAGAAGAAGACCTACAAGACAGGAATTCGTTGCGGTTAATGATACTTTCGGAGAATCTGCTACACCAGCTGAATTAATGAAAAAATATAAAATTGACGCTGCCGCTGTAAAAGAAGCGGTGAAAAGAATTTTAGCATAA
- a CDS encoding NADPH-dependent FMN reductase — MKILAFAGSTSSTSINRELVKFVLKNFQEHEINLIDLNDFTMPVFSVDLEKKGFPDEAHNFLKQIEECDVIICSLAEHNRSYSAAFKNVFDWASRINVKVFQNKPMLLMSTSPGGYGGGNVMNTAKTFFPQFAADVKETFSLPQFYENFDLESGVINPEMLNDLNNKIESFKSQIA; from the coding sequence ATGAAAATATTAGCATTTGCAGGAAGTACTTCTTCCACATCTATCAACAGAGAGCTGGTAAAATTTGTTCTGAAAAACTTTCAGGAACACGAGATCAATTTAATCGACCTTAATGATTTCACGATGCCTGTATTTTCTGTTGATCTTGAAAAGAAAGGTTTTCCGGATGAAGCGCATAACTTTTTAAAACAAATTGAAGAATGTGATGTCATTATCTGTTCTTTAGCAGAGCACAACCGTTCGTACTCGGCAGCTTTCAAAAATGTTTTTGATTGGGCATCAAGAATTAATGTAAAAGTTTTTCAGAATAAACCGATGCTTTTAATGAGCACTTCACCGGGAGGTTATGGTGGCGGAAATGTCATGAATACAGCAAAAACATTTTTCCCACAATTTGCGGCAGATGTAAAGGAAACTTTTTCATTACCTCAATTTTACGAAAATTTCGATTTGGAAAGTGGTGTTATCAATCCTGAAATGCTGAACGATTTAAATAACAAAATTGAGAGTTTTAAAAGTCAGATTGCTTAA
- a CDS encoding transketolase, whose product MSKSIEELKSLTTQIRRDILRMVHAVNSGHPGGSLGCTEYFTALYGKVMNYNLPFTMEGKNEDHFYLSNGHISPVFYSTLARFGFFPIDELRTFRKLDSRLQGHPTTHEGLEGVRIASGSLGQGLSVALGVAQGKKLDGDNSLVYSLHGDGELQEGQIWEALMYAAANKVDNIISTIDYNGQQIDGSTENVLSLGNLHAKLESFGWTVLEEKKGNDLEAVIGILERAKTETGKGKPVVIILHTEMGNGVDFMMGTHAWHGKAPNDDQLDTAFKQLYLEAPADY is encoded by the coding sequence ATGAGTAAAAGTATTGAAGAGCTGAAATCTCTTACAACACAAATCAGAAGAGACATTTTAAGAATGGTTCACGCTGTAAATTCAGGGCACCCGGGTGGAAGTTTGGGCTGTACTGAGTACTTCACAGCATTGTATGGTAAAGTAATGAACTATAATCTTCCTTTCACAATGGAAGGTAAAAATGAAGATCACTTCTATCTTTCAAACGGACATATTTCGCCGGTTTTCTATTCTACTTTGGCTAGATTTGGCTTCTTCCCGATTGACGAATTGAGAACTTTCAGAAAATTAGACTCAAGATTGCAGGGTCACCCAACCACTCACGAAGGTTTGGAAGGGGTAAGAATTGCTTCAGGATCTTTGGGACAAGGGCTTTCTGTAGCTTTAGGTGTTGCACAGGGGAAAAAATTAGACGGTGATAACTCTTTAGTTTACTCACTTCACGGAGACGGAGAATTGCAGGAAGGGCAAATCTGGGAAGCATTGATGTATGCTGCAGCAAACAAAGTAGACAACATCATTTCTACAATTGATTACAACGGACAGCAAATTGACGGAAGCACAGAAAATGTACTTTCATTAGGAAATCTTCATGCAAAACTAGAATCTTTCGGATGGACAGTTTTGGAAGAGAAAAAAGGTAACGACCTTGAAGCGGTAATCGGAATTCTTGAAAGAGCAAAAACGGAAACCGGAAAAGGAAAACCAGTGGTAATTATTCTTCATACAGAAATGGGTAATGGGGTTGATTTCATGATGGGAACTCACGCTTGGCATGGTAAAGCTCCTAATGATGATCAATTGGATACTGCATTCAAACAATTGTACCTGGAAGCTCCAGCTGACTATTAA
- a CDS encoding sodium:solute symporter codes for MNSGTILLLFVFVYFIGLLVISYFTSRNSDNQSFFIGNKKSKWWLVAFGMIGTSLSGVTFISVPGTVGKMTGSEYIFGGFEYYMMVIGFFIGYFIVAAILLPLYYKMNLTSIYTYLGKRFNVEAHKIGSVFFIVSRAIGATARLYLVVNVLQIFLLEGLGVPFWVTASVLLLMVLLYTFEGGVKTIVITDTLQTSFMIISLIACIVYILSNLNLSFGEAYTILEQKNYTHFINFDPNSKTFFLKTILGGIFITIAMTGLDQEMMQKNISVDNLQNSKKNMLTFAGTLLFVNLAFLFLGGLLYLFALQNGAGYSQITNIIEGKEVVSNIFGFKDAAGNVKNIMGDDLFPALSLNGYFPMPIAVIFIIGLISALFPSADGALTAVTSSYCVDLLNLNEDKTRTEKQKKHLRMKIHLTFTVVFFILIMVFKAMNDKSIVYLIMEIAGYTYGPLLGLFAFGIFTKFKISQKYSILAVTLLAPVLTYLINMLVTIYTDYRIGVELIILNGLLTFIGLWLVKNKNYLKVV; via the coding sequence ATGAATTCCGGAACTATACTTTTGCTATTTGTTTTTGTTTATTTCATTGGTCTTTTGGTGATTTCTTATTTTACGAGCCGAAATTCTGATAACCAGTCTTTTTTCATCGGAAACAAAAAAAGTAAATGGTGGCTCGTTGCTTTCGGGATGATCGGAACCAGCTTAAGTGGAGTTACCTTTATTTCCGTTCCGGGAACGGTCGGCAAAATGACCGGAAGCGAATATATTTTCGGTGGTTTTGAATATTACATGATGGTGATCGGGTTTTTCATCGGATATTTTATTGTGGCTGCCATATTACTTCCACTCTATTATAAGATGAATCTGACCTCAATCTATACCTATTTAGGAAAAAGATTCAATGTAGAGGCGCATAAAATCGGTTCAGTATTTTTTATCGTTTCACGAGCGATCGGAGCAACCGCAAGATTATATTTGGTAGTCAATGTTTTACAGATATTTTTATTGGAAGGTTTAGGCGTTCCGTTTTGGGTAACGGCTTCGGTGCTTCTATTAATGGTACTTTTATATACTTTTGAAGGCGGTGTAAAAACGATTGTCATTACCGATACTTTGCAGACTTCATTTATGATTATCAGTTTAATTGCATGTATTGTTTACATTTTATCTAATTTAAATTTATCTTTTGGCGAAGCTTACACGATTTTAGAACAGAAAAATTACACTCATTTTATCAATTTTGATCCGAATTCCAAGACATTTTTCCTGAAAACCATTTTGGGAGGAATCTTTATTACTATTGCAATGACCGGATTGGATCAGGAAATGATGCAGAAAAACATTTCGGTTGACAATCTACAGAATTCAAAGAAAAACATGCTGACTTTTGCAGGAACATTGCTTTTTGTAAATCTTGCATTCTTATTTTTAGGTGGATTACTTTATCTTTTTGCGTTACAAAATGGCGCAGGATATTCTCAAATTACAAATATAATAGAAGGGAAAGAAGTCGTATCTAATATTTTCGGATTTAAAGACGCTGCAGGAAATGTGAAAAATATTATGGGCGACGATTTATTCCCGGCTTTGTCACTTAACGGATATTTCCCGATGCCAATCGCTGTGATTTTCATCATCGGATTAATCTCTGCCTTATTCCCTTCTGCAGATGGCGCATTGACGGCTGTTACAAGTTCGTATTGTGTAGATTTACTCAATTTAAATGAAGATAAAACAAGAACAGAAAAACAGAAAAAACATCTTCGTATGAAGATCCATTTAACGTTTACGGTTGTTTTCTTTATCCTAATTATGGTTTTCAAAGCAATGAATGACAAGTCGATTGTTTATTTGATTATGGAAATCGCCGGCTATACTTATGGTCCACTTTTAGGACTTTTTGCCTTCGGAATTTTTACCAAATTTAAAATTTCACAAAAATATTCAATTCTTGCGGTAACACTTTTAGCACCGGTTTTAACTTATCTGATCAATATGTTGGTAACCATTTATACCGATTACAGAATTGGTGTAGAGCTGATTATTCTGAACGGATTACTAACTTTCATTGGTTTGTGGCTGGTGAAAAATAAGAATTATCTGAAAGTGGTTTAA